A region of Mammaliicoccus sp. Dog046 DNA encodes the following proteins:
- a CDS encoding ABC transporter substrate-binding protein produces MKGIKVICFIFIALLVLSGCQTNQKTSDHKAYHRIISLMPSNTEILYELGLEKSIIGVSTVDDYPKGVKDKQQFDAFNLDYESLLKAKPDLIVAHESNKSTQEKVLNKLSKSGVKVVYVKDAHSIKEMYQSFEQIGKVTGKEQESKDLVNRVKGEITEVVKDIPKKQQGKKVFMEISAQPDIYTAGSDTFYDDMLREIKAKNIFHDEKGWIKTDKEIIVKRNPDVMIDTSGQTESTYQSLNKKRDGFDQIQAVKDNHIHAIDANKISRPGPRIAEGLNELADKVYD; encoded by the coding sequence ATGAAAGGTATTAAAGTTATTTGTTTTATATTCATTGCTTTACTTGTTTTATCAGGTTGTCAAACGAATCAAAAAACATCAGATCATAAGGCATATCACCGTATTATCTCTCTCATGCCAAGTAACACTGAAATCCTATATGAACTTGGATTAGAGAAAAGTATCATTGGTGTGTCGACCGTTGATGATTATCCGAAAGGTGTTAAAGATAAACAACAATTTGATGCGTTTAATTTGGATTATGAAAGTTTACTAAAAGCAAAGCCGGATTTGATTGTGGCGCATGAATCTAATAAATCTACTCAAGAAAAAGTCTTGAACAAGTTAAGTAAATCAGGCGTTAAGGTCGTTTATGTCAAAGATGCGCATTCCATTAAAGAAATGTATCAATCGTTTGAACAAATAGGTAAGGTGACAGGAAAAGAACAAGAGTCTAAGGATCTCGTAAATCGGGTTAAGGGTGAAATTACAGAAGTTGTCAAAGATATTCCGAAGAAACAACAAGGTAAAAAAGTGTTCATGGAAATATCGGCACAACCTGATATTTATACAGCTGGTTCAGATACCTTTTATGATGATATGTTGCGCGAAATAAAAGCGAAAAATATTTTTCATGATGAAAAGGGATGGATCAAAACAGATAAAGAAATTATTGTTAAACGTAATCCGGATGTCATGATTGATACAAGTGGCCAAACGGAATCAACTTATCAGTCACTTAATAAAAAGAGAGATGGCTTTGATCAAATACAAGCAGTGAAAGACAATCATATACATGCAATCGATGCGAATAAAATATCTAGACCTGGTCCACGCATTGCCGAAGGTTTAAATGAACTAGCGGACAAAGTATATGACTAA
- the argS gene encoding arginine--tRNA ligase has product MNIIDQVKETLIEEIKASILKAELVESVPEIKIESPKDPKNGDYSSNIAMVLTKLARKNPREIAEQIVENLDTAKANVKQVDIAGPGFINFYLDQQYLTTIIETALTKGETFGQSEERKNESIIVEYVSANPTGDLHIGHARNAAVGDTLSNVLNAAGYDVTREYYINDAGKQIENLALSIEARYNQALGTETTLPEDGYHGKDIIAIGKDLAEKHPEIKDQPEASRIKTFRKLGLDYEMVKLKQDLNDFNIHFDNWFSETSLYESNKIAAVLDKMSELGYTYEQDGATWLKTTEFGDDKDRVLIKQDGTYTYFLPDIAYHYDKVERGYDKLINLFGADHHGYINRLKASLETFGVDSKRLEIQIMQMVRLLQDGVEVKMSKRTGNAITLRDIMDEVGVDAARYFLTMRSPDTHFDFDMELAKKESQDNPVYYAQYAHARISSIIRQAEEKGISIDKDVDLTTITHEKAFDLLKKIAEFEPTIVSAAESRSPHRITNYIQDLAAQFHKFYNAEKVLTDDIDKTKAHLALIEAARITLRNALNLIGVSAPESM; this is encoded by the coding sequence ATGAATATCATTGACCAAGTTAAAGAAACATTAATAGAAGAAATTAAAGCTAGTATATTAAAAGCTGAACTTGTAGAATCAGTTCCAGAAATTAAAATAGAATCACCTAAAGACCCTAAAAATGGTGATTATTCATCAAATATTGCGATGGTGTTAACAAAGTTAGCACGTAAGAACCCTCGTGAAATTGCAGAGCAAATCGTGGAAAATTTAGATACAGCTAAAGCAAATGTTAAACAAGTAGATATTGCTGGCCCAGGATTTATTAATTTCTACTTAGATCAACAATATTTAACAACAATTATTGAAACAGCATTAACTAAAGGTGAAACTTTTGGACAATCTGAAGAACGTAAAAATGAAAGTATCATCGTGGAATATGTTTCAGCAAACCCAACAGGTGATTTGCATATCGGACATGCACGTAATGCAGCAGTAGGTGATACTTTATCAAATGTACTAAATGCAGCTGGTTATGATGTAACACGTGAATATTATATTAATGATGCAGGTAAACAAATTGAGAACTTAGCACTATCAATTGAAGCACGTTACAATCAAGCATTAGGAACTGAAACTACACTACCTGAAGATGGATATCATGGTAAAGATATTATCGCAATCGGTAAAGATTTAGCAGAAAAACACCCAGAAATTAAAGATCAACCTGAAGCATCACGTATTAAAACGTTCCGTAAACTAGGTTTAGATTATGAAATGGTTAAATTGAAACAAGATTTAAATGATTTTAATATTCATTTTGATAACTGGTTCAGTGAAACATCATTATATGAATCTAACAAGATTGCTGCTGTATTGGATAAAATGTCTGAACTTGGATACACATATGAACAAGACGGCGCAACATGGTTAAAAACGACAGAATTCGGTGATGACAAAGACCGCGTGTTAATTAAACAAGATGGAACATATACATACTTCCTACCAGATATCGCTTATCATTATGATAAAGTTGAACGTGGTTATGATAAATTAATTAACTTATTCGGTGCAGATCACCATGGTTATATTAATCGTTTGAAAGCATCATTAGAAACGTTTGGTGTAGACTCTAAGCGTCTTGAAATTCAAATCATGCAAATGGTACGCTTATTACAAGACGGCGTTGAAGTGAAGATGAGTAAACGTACGGGTAATGCAATCACATTACGCGACATTATGGATGAAGTAGGCGTTGATGCAGCTCGTTATTTCTTAACGATGCGTAGCCCTGATACACACTTTGATTTCGATATGGAATTAGCGAAGAAAGAATCTCAAGATAATCCAGTTTATTATGCACAATATGCGCATGCACGTATTTCTTCAATTATTCGTCAAGCAGAAGAAAAAGGCATCTCAATTGATAAAGATGTAGATTTAACTACGATTACACATGAAAAAGCATTTGATTTATTAAAGAAAATTGCTGAATTCGAACCTACGATTGTATCAGCTGCAGAATCACGTAGCCCACATCGTATTACGAATTATATACAAGACTTAGCAGCACAATTCCACAAATTCTATAATGCAGAAAAAGTATTAACAGATGATATAGATAAAACGAAAGCACACTTGGCACTTATTGAAGCGGCACGTATTACATTACGTAACGCACTGAACTTAATAGGTGTGTCTGCTCCAGAATCTATGTAA
- a CDS encoding DUF1934 domain-containing protein — MKEDITINIKQVVKQNGEKSTFQTDTTGTYHKKNSDIIRYEETIDDQIVKNMLKIEDNGVKIHRTGTVKTVFHFVEGQDTISYYDTEAGRMTMNVHTLSVKHFQDDNKGKLKIHYQLSDQSGLLGTYQFQINFKETNE; from the coding sequence ATGAAAGAAGATATAACAATTAATATTAAACAGGTCGTTAAACAAAACGGCGAAAAGTCTACGTTTCAAACAGATACTACAGGTACTTATCACAAGAAGAATAGTGATATTATTAGGTATGAAGAAACGATTGATGATCAAATAGTAAAGAATATGCTGAAGATAGAAGATAATGGCGTTAAAATTCACCGTACAGGTACAGTGAAAACGGTATTTCACTTTGTCGAAGGCCAAGACACTATCAGTTATTATGATACAGAAGCTGGACGTATGACAATGAACGTTCATACATTATCCGTTAAGCACTTTCAAGATGATAATAAAGGTAAGCTCAAAATTCACTATCAATTAAGTGATCAATCGGGCTTACTCGGGACATATCAATTTCAAATTAATTTTAAGGAGACAAATGAATGA
- a CDS encoding YwhD family protein yields MAENKGFQFNIIKNDPLDGHKGTNIGSISLDNVAPVFVDVADQTAFIDVGAMHARAEVEKRVKWVKDIEEVKGEEAKSYWLCWVTTERGEQGPYYAGLTGCYLLVNKPKKRGYKSMPEHVNMMDKSMKHQIVIDQIGDENKVVLKKFLQEHNKEMWDNSSDELKKSLEIS; encoded by the coding sequence TTGGCTGAAAATAAAGGATTTCAATTTAATATAATAAAGAACGATCCATTAGATGGACATAAAGGAACAAATATAGGTTCAATAAGTTTAGATAATGTTGCACCAGTTTTTGTTGATGTTGCAGATCAAACGGCATTTATCGACGTAGGTGCCATGCACGCAAGAGCAGAAGTAGAAAAGCGTGTGAAATGGGTAAAAGACATCGAAGAAGTTAAAGGTGAAGAAGCGAAATCATATTGGTTATGTTGGGTCACAACTGAACGTGGTGAACAAGGGCCATATTATGCTGGGTTAACAGGTTGTTATTTATTAGTAAACAAACCGAAAAAACGTGGATATAAGAGTATGCCTGAACATGTTAATATGATGGATAAATCTATGAAACATCAAATTGTTATTGACCAAATTGGTGATGAGAATAAAGTTGTACTCAAAAAATTCTTACAAGAACATAACAAAGAAATGTGGGATAACAGTAGTGATGAATTGAAAAAATCACTTGAAATTAGTTAA
- a CDS encoding HD domain-containing protein, protein MKKLPEEKVFKDPVHRYIHVRDQLIWDLIKTKEFQRLRRIKQLGTLYLSFHTAEHSRFGHSLGVYEIVRRMIDEVFDGRAPWDNKDRPLALCAALLHDLGHGPFSHCFEKIFLTDHEAFTQMIIKGDTEVNEVLRRVSPEFPDEVAEVINKTHQNKLVISMISSQIDADRMDYLQRDAYFTGVSYGQFDMERVLRLMRPSKDEVLIKESGMHAVENFLMSRYQMYWQIYFHPVSRGGEVLLNRCFKRAKVLYDQGYLFKEPPKYLIPFFEGEVTIPDYIRLDETVVMYYLEEWTEEEDQILSDLSKRFVNRDLFKYLPFDGSVITIGELTDLFEKGGIDPEYYFVCDSFSDLPYDYDRPGSNRQPIHLLQKTGNIKEISSQSVIIHSITGIKRLDYKLYYPKELILGMTDETIKGEIINLLNELV, encoded by the coding sequence ATGAAAAAATTACCTGAAGAGAAAGTCTTTAAAGATCCTGTTCATCGCTACATTCATGTACGTGACCAATTAATTTGGGATTTGATTAAGACGAAAGAATTTCAACGATTAAGAAGAATTAAACAACTAGGCACACTTTATTTATCTTTCCATACAGCTGAACACAGTCGCTTTGGACATTCCTTAGGTGTTTATGAAATAGTAAGACGTATGATCGATGAGGTGTTTGATGGTAGAGCACCTTGGGATAATAAAGATCGACCATTAGCATTATGTGCAGCGTTATTACATGATTTAGGGCATGGTCCTTTTTCACATTGTTTTGAAAAAATATTCTTAACTGACCATGAAGCGTTCACGCAAATGATTATTAAAGGAGATACAGAAGTTAACGAAGTGTTAAGACGTGTGTCACCTGAATTTCCGGATGAAGTAGCGGAAGTCATTAATAAAACGCATCAGAATAAATTAGTCATATCAATGATTTCATCTCAAATAGATGCAGATCGAATGGATTACTTGCAGAGAGATGCATATTTTACTGGTGTGAGTTATGGTCAATTCGATATGGAACGTGTCTTGCGTTTAATGAGGCCATCGAAAGACGAAGTACTTATCAAAGAAAGTGGAATGCATGCAGTTGAGAACTTTTTAATGAGTCGATACCAAATGTATTGGCAAATTTATTTCCATCCGGTTAGTCGTGGTGGAGAAGTATTGTTAAATAGATGCTTTAAACGCGCGAAGGTGCTATATGATCAAGGTTACTTGTTCAAAGAACCACCTAAATATTTAATACCATTCTTTGAAGGTGAAGTAACGATTCCGGATTATATTCGTTTAGATGAAACAGTTGTAATGTATTACTTAGAAGAGTGGACTGAAGAAGAAGACCAAATCTTAAGTGATTTAAGCAAACGATTCGTTAATCGAGATTTATTTAAATATTTACCATTTGACGGGTCAGTCATTACGATTGGTGAGCTTACAGATCTATTTGAAAAAGGCGGCATTGATCCAGAGTACTATTTCGTATGTGACTCATTTTCAGATTTACCGTATGATTACGATCGACCTGGGTCAAACAGACAACCGATCCATCTGCTTCAGAAGACTGGTAATATTAAAGAGATTAGTAGTCAGTCAGTGATCATTCATAGTATTACAGGGATTAAACGATTAGATTATAAATTGTATTATCCTAAAGAACTGATATTAGGCATGACTGATGAAACGATTAAGGGCGAAATAATTAATTTATTAAATGAACTTGTCTAA
- a CDS encoding GNAT family N-acetyltransferase, with protein sequence MTNVRKATLEDYSGIKTVASKAWYDTYTNIYTASTVTAFLNASYSKEMLQKRIKESDFFVAEEEGKIVGFANFIKGTELYLSSHYVLPEAQRAGYGKELLYAGLNQYEGLYNEVYLEVDGKNDIGIAFYKKESFEVIREYEELLFGDTMRTTLMKKTF encoded by the coding sequence ATGACAAATGTAAGAAAAGCAACTTTAGAAGATTACTCTGGAATTAAGACTGTAGCATCAAAGGCTTGGTACGATACGTATACCAACATCTATACTGCGAGCACAGTGACAGCATTTTTAAATGCGTCATATTCTAAAGAAATGTTACAGAAGAGAATTAAAGAATCCGATTTCTTTGTTGCTGAGGAAGAAGGCAAGATTGTAGGTTTTGCTAATTTTATTAAAGGCACAGAGTTATATTTATCATCTCATTATGTTCTACCAGAAGCACAACGTGCAGGTTACGGAAAAGAACTACTTTATGCTGGGTTGAATCAATACGAAGGTTTATATAATGAAGTTTATTTAGAAGTTGATGGCAAAAACGATATTGGAATTGCATTCTATAAGAAGGAATCCTTCGAAGTGATTCGCGAGTATGAAGAATTACTATTTGGTGATACAATGCGTACAACACTTATGAAGAAGACATTCTAA
- a CDS encoding ABC transporter permease subunit, with translation MDKNNIKNLMRKELIEVKSDKGTYIPLLIVPILFAVILPLSIFMLGLNNSATQLITGLNAFIENLDTHMFPSDLDKDNVVIYAIFMYFFAPLFLMIPVLFSTIFASSSFIGEKEKKTIEGLLYTPISIKELMMGKILAAAIPSILITWIALLIYGTIVNIYSFKFMGQLIFPNLNWIVLAFLLIPLITFLTISLVIAISHRTKTSKSAQSYSMIIILPIISFVISQSTGLMVFGLQIIFILVVVLIVVNFCLFMFITRTFNTDKFLTKL, from the coding sequence ATGGACAAAAATAATATTAAAAATCTTATGCGAAAAGAATTAATAGAAGTTAAAAGTGATAAAGGCACATACATACCATTATTAATTGTTCCCATCTTATTTGCGGTGATTCTTCCATTATCGATATTCATGTTAGGTTTAAACAATTCAGCAACACAATTAATTACGGGATTGAATGCGTTTATTGAAAACTTGGACACGCACATGTTTCCATCTGATTTGGATAAAGATAATGTAGTGATTTATGCTATTTTCATGTATTTCTTTGCGCCATTATTTCTAATGATTCCTGTGTTATTTTCTACTATTTTTGCTTCTTCAAGCTTTATTGGTGAAAAAGAAAAGAAAACGATTGAGGGTTTATTATACACACCTATATCCATTAAAGAGTTGATGATGGGTAAGATTTTGGCAGCTGCTATTCCTTCTATTTTGATTACTTGGATAGCGCTACTTATATATGGAACAATCGTAAATATTTACAGCTTTAAATTTATGGGCCAGCTCATATTTCCTAATTTAAATTGGATTGTATTAGCATTTTTATTAATTCCATTGATTACTTTTTTAACAATTTCATTGGTGATTGCTATTTCACATCGTACAAAGACGAGTAAATCCGCACAATCTTACAGCATGATTATTATCTTGCCAATAATTAGTTTTGTGATTTCGCAATCAACAGGGTTGATGGTATTCGGATTACAAATTATTTTTATCCTAGTTGTCGTACTCATTGTGGTTAATTTCTGTTTATTTATGTTTATCACACGTACATTTAATACGGATAAATTTTTAACGAAACTTTAG
- a CDS encoding ABC transporter ATP-binding protein yields MIASVKNVNKRIDGRVIIDDISFTLKKGHIHVILGPNGVGKTSTIRLLTGLLKSDSGSIEMFGYNVNDPRFNKVRAKIGVQNDGNLYENLSIKENLVLWANFYKIPKKMVHSRIETLLNEFGLYDRLDSKVASLSKGMKQKVALVRAVLHEPELLILDEPTSGLDPEAAESLIQFLKKLVDEQGVTIFMCTHHLDGLENIADDILIMNKGKFIVSGDADGLLKEAWPHYEFEIKTNDANQAYECLKSLDNIRDCHLKDDNKVWLSIDDYQQISLIIETLIKSGIQIYTVNEHKHSIKELYFNKIGMVNVNGQK; encoded by the coding sequence TTGATTGCGTCGGTTAAAAATGTAAACAAACGTATAGATGGTCGGGTGATTATTGATGATATTAGTTTCACTTTGAAGAAGGGACATATTCATGTCATTCTTGGACCTAATGGTGTTGGTAAGACTTCGACGATAAGGTTATTAACAGGTTTATTGAAGTCAGATAGTGGGTCTATTGAAATGTTTGGTTATAACGTGAATGATCCTCGTTTCAATAAAGTGCGTGCTAAGATTGGTGTGCAAAATGACGGCAATTTATATGAGAATTTATCTATTAAAGAGAATTTAGTTTTGTGGGCGAATTTTTATAAAATTCCAAAGAAAATGGTTCATAGTAGAATTGAAACGTTGTTAAATGAATTTGGTCTATACGATCGGTTAGATTCTAAAGTTGCTTCTTTAAGTAAAGGGATGAAACAGAAGGTCGCTTTAGTTCGTGCTGTATTACATGAACCTGAATTATTAATTCTTGATGAGCCTACTTCTGGATTAGACCCAGAAGCTGCTGAGTCGTTGATACAGTTCTTGAAGAAACTCGTCGATGAACAAGGTGTAACGATATTTATGTGCACACATCATTTAGATGGTCTAGAGAATATTGCTGATGACATACTTATTATGAATAAAGGTAAGTTTATTGTATCAGGGGATGCAGATGGTTTATTGAAAGAAGCTTGGCCACATTATGAATTTGAAATCAAAACTAATGATGCGAATCAGGCTTATGAATGTTTGAAATCACTGGATAACATTCGAGATTGTCATTTGAAAGATGATAATAAAGTATGGTTATCTATCGATGACTATCAACAAATTTCTTTAATTATTGAAACGTTAATTAAATCTGGTATTCAAATTTATACGGTCAATGAGCATAAGCATTCAATTAAAGAATTATATTTTAACAAGATTGGTATGGTGAATGTGAATGGACAAAAATAA
- a CDS encoding type I toxin-antitoxin system Fst family toxin: MFSEIISPIIVGVTLALLSHWLDQRKKDDK; encoded by the coding sequence ATGTTTTCAGAAATAATCTCGCCTATCATTGTAGGTGTGACACTTGCGTTGCTTTCACATTGGTTAGATCAACGTAAGAAAGACGACAAATAA
- a CDS encoding 2'-5' RNA ligase family protein: MYFLGIVPPERIYKIIIDVQQKYMEKIGVEPHITLKAQSCLTNNHTWFPKVEKVIKTTEQFLVKPKGLEFFGEEVLYVSLESQELKTLHNQLINVLEVPKQYREQYFEGELFVPHITIGKVDYFNDISSGMNYQTLLKIKNELLEKIAFEPFLVEQVVIYEYRDDKYIPYQSIDLNTTIY; encoded by the coding sequence GTGTATTTTTTAGGTATAGTACCTCCGGAGCGAATTTATAAAATTATTATTGATGTCCAACAAAAATATATGGAGAAAATAGGTGTGGAGCCTCATATAACTTTGAAAGCACAAAGTTGTTTAACTAATAATCACACGTGGTTTCCGAAAGTGGAAAAAGTAATTAAAACCACAGAACAATTTTTAGTAAAACCAAAAGGATTGGAGTTTTTTGGAGAAGAGGTGTTATACGTTTCTCTTGAATCTCAAGAATTAAAAACACTTCATAACCAGCTCATTAATGTATTAGAAGTTCCTAAACAATATAGAGAACAGTATTTTGAAGGCGAATTATTCGTGCCTCATATAACTATTGGTAAAGTCGATTATTTTAATGACATAAGTAGCGGTATGAATTATCAAACTTTATTAAAAATTAAAAATGAATTACTAGAAAAAATAGCTTTCGAACCTTTTTTGGTTGAACAAGTTGTTATATATGAATATAGAGATGACAAATACATTCCATATCAATCAATTGATCTAAACACGACCATTTATTAA
- a CDS encoding MFS transporter: protein MKKIWVLTLGMFALGMDTYIVAGLLPDMGRAFHKNSAEIGQGVTVFTLFYALSAPIFSTILAKYSVKKTLLLALLTFSFANIITMISMNFTLYIISRCIAGLGAGLFSPMAVSSGGYLVEQKDKGKALAFIVGGMSVGTVIGVPAGLQLAQLINWRWAMGVIVLIGILAIFTTLIYLPNFKLPATPNLKERFSLFINPSVLSVVSVTICTAIASLGLYTYLSQVISEYLSINAVSLYLTAWGIGGLIGSFGVGFIIDKIKDTRYLILFILIALTISVLLIPILIKIQILSVIPFILWGAMGWATQAPQQHILLKHHSKQGSTSVALNSSVNYLGSALGAALGGLILAQGLNVKVLIYSAAAVLLVAILIQLRNIICGKNKVTND from the coding sequence ATGAAAAAGATATGGGTTTTAACGTTAGGTATGTTTGCATTGGGAATGGATACTTACATCGTAGCTGGTTTATTACCGGATATGGGTAGGGCATTTCATAAAAATAGTGCAGAAATAGGTCAGGGTGTGACGGTATTTACGTTGTTTTATGCATTATCGGCACCTATATTTTCAACAATATTGGCTAAGTATTCTGTAAAGAAAACGTTGCTCTTAGCCTTACTAACATTTAGTTTTGCAAATATCATCACTATGATTTCTATGAATTTCACTCTATATATCATTTCACGATGTATAGCTGGATTAGGCGCAGGATTATTTTCACCAATGGCAGTAAGTTCAGGTGGGTATTTAGTTGAACAAAAAGATAAAGGAAAGGCATTAGCATTTATTGTTGGTGGTATGAGTGTTGGTACAGTTATTGGTGTACCTGCAGGACTACAATTAGCACAGTTGATTAATTGGCGTTGGGCAATGGGCGTTATTGTATTAATAGGTATTCTTGCGATTTTTACCACATTAATTTATTTACCAAATTTCAAATTACCAGCAACTCCAAATTTGAAAGAAAGGTTTTCACTTTTTATAAATCCAAGTGTTTTAAGTGTTGTATCAGTTACGATTTGTACAGCGATAGCAAGTTTAGGCTTATATACGTATTTGTCACAAGTGATAAGTGAGTATTTATCTATAAATGCGGTGAGTCTTTATTTAACAGCTTGGGGGATAGGTGGATTAATAGGGAGTTTTGGCGTTGGATTTATTATTGATAAAATTAAAGATACTAGATATTTAATATTGTTTATTTTAATAGCACTAACAATAAGTGTACTACTGATACCGATATTGATAAAAATACAAATACTATCAGTCATACCATTCATACTCTGGGGAGCAATGGGATGGGCAACACAAGCACCTCAGCAACATATATTATTAAAACATCATTCCAAACAAGGAAGCACTTCGGTAGCATTGAACAGTTCTGTGAATTATTTAGGGAGTGCACTAGGTGCAGCATTAGGAGGTTTGATCCTAGCACAAGGGTTAAATGTTAAAGTGTTAATATATAGCGCAGCTGCTGTTCTTTTAGTAGCTATTCTTATTCAATTAAGGAATATAATTTGTGGGAAGAACAAAGTTACAAATGACTGA
- a CDS encoding LysR family transcriptional regulator, with protein sequence MNIEYIEDFIAVAETKSINKASLLRNISTPALSKRIKQVENYFNCDLFYRTSKGIYLTNSGEIVLEKLINIQQSLQELKKTTASIQISKISLGTLPSFSLYKLPNIKEQTAFNQLDIKIENNTQILLNHLNNGELDIIIGDISSTNNRQLNYKTLYCEDYLIVFPTNHPLNSKVNIDISDLLEYRIFLLEPPCDTLAFVRNEFSTLHLNIELKQNLESILASVKTNQGITIIPQSLATRLESMNLNSKKLSQHHRKIGLIAYNQNTISNLQTLLSESLQS encoded by the coding sequence ATGAACATTGAATATATAGAAGATTTTATAGCTGTAGCTGAAACAAAAAGTATTAATAAAGCTTCATTACTTAGAAATATTAGTACACCAGCCTTAAGTAAACGTATCAAACAAGTAGAAAACTATTTTAATTGCGATCTATTCTATAGAACTTCAAAAGGCATATATTTAACAAATAGTGGTGAAATCGTGCTAGAAAAACTTATTAATATCCAACAATCATTACAAGAATTAAAAAAGACTACCGCTTCAATTCAAATCTCTAAAATAAGCCTAGGTACATTACCAAGCTTCTCGTTATATAAATTACCAAACATAAAAGAACAAACTGCATTCAATCAATTAGATATTAAGATTGAAAACAATACGCAAATATTATTAAATCACTTGAATAATGGTGAACTCGATATTATCATCGGAGATATTTCTTCAACAAACAATCGACAACTAAACTATAAAACACTATATTGTGAAGATTATCTCATCGTTTTTCCAACAAACCATCCATTAAATTCTAAAGTAAATATAGATATTTCAGATTTACTAGAATATCGAATATTTCTATTAGAACCACCATGTGACACTTTAGCATTTGTTAGAAATGAATTTTCAACGTTACATTTAAATATTGAATTAAAACAAAATTTAGAATCAATATTGGCAAGCGTAAAAACAAATCAAGGCATTACGATTATTCCACAGTCTCTAGCAACAAGACTAGAAAGTATGAATCTCAATTCTAAAAAATTATCACAACATCATAGAAAAATTGGATTAATTGCATATAATCAAAATACAATTTCTAATCTACAAACCCTTCTTTCAGAGAGTCTTCAATCATAA
- the arr gene encoding NAD(+)--rifampin ADP-ribosyltransferase produces MTMKFNPNNVVVKQCITGTIFEDAGNTEDAYAAFQQAWDIANDDFEKFIAAYHFGRQQKDVNDKLKWMETALQCALNINDDDVKSAYPTLYSAIAECYSALSDSENAKKNQALAHSYEGQPSDKGPFYHGTKANLEVGDLLTAGGNSNYKSDLKMNHIYFTANPDGAGLAAFLAKGEDPERVFIIEPTGEFEHDPNVTDKKFPGNLTRSYRSETPLKIIGEATEWNKLTTDERNEWHDKLAKNKGDIIN; encoded by the coding sequence ATGACTATGAAATTTAACCCGAACAATGTTGTTGTAAAACAGTGTATAACTGGAACGATCTTTGAAGATGCAGGCAATACGGAAGATGCTTACGCAGCGTTTCAACAAGCATGGGATATTGCAAACGATGACTTTGAAAAATTTATTGCGGCTTACCATTTCGGACGACAACAGAAGGATGTTAACGATAAATTAAAGTGGATGGAAACTGCTTTACAGTGTGCATTAAATATTAATGATGATGATGTTAAAAGCGCCTACCCAACATTATATTCAGCTATTGCTGAATGCTATTCGGCACTTTCTGATTCTGAAAATGCTAAAAAGAATCAAGCTTTAGCACATTCTTATGAAGGTCAACCTTCTGATAAAGGACCTTTTTATCATGGAACAAAAGCAAATTTGGAAGTCGGTGATTTACTTACTGCCGGTGGAAATTCAAATTACAAATCTGATCTTAAAATGAACCACATTTATTTCACTGCTAATCCTGATGGTGCCGGTCTTGCAGCATTTTTAGCTAAAGGTGAAGATCCTGAACGTGTTTTCATCATTGAACCTACTGGTGAATTTGAACATGACCCTAACGTTACTGATAAAAAATTCCCAGGTAACTTAACACGCTCTTATCGCTCCGAAACACCTTTAAAAATCATTGGAGAAGCAACAGAGTGGAACAAACTAACGACGGATGAACGAAATGAATGGCACGATAAATTAGCTAAAAATAAAGGCGATATTATTAATTAA